The nucleotide sequence TATAATTTGTTGAATGTTGATTAACCAATTGGATGAGCTTACTTTTCTTGGACGGCAAACAACTTCTCTTATTCTTGATATCAGTCTCTAATTATatatgaaaaatccttaactcAAGGAGgtcaaaacttaaaatactTTAATATAAGGTAGCCAGGTAGTGGGATGGGATATTAGGGGAGTTGATTTGTAGGAAGataaatgttaaggagactctttCGAAGTGAGACTCTCAGTTATCTCATAATTTTATGCTAATTTATGTGCAAATATTATGAAACATTGTGCTAAAAACAAGATACGGCAAAGTCCATAGAGAGTATCTTATAGGAAACAAGTTAAGTAGGATTAGTTATTTTCTTGATGGTGAAAGTTACCTAACTAATTGACAACAATTAGCAGTATCATTGTTTAACTTAGAATTAATCAGACGTTTGTTGTACTTATACGCAAAATAATAAGCATCAATATAATTATAttctttaaaaatataaaaaaataaaatataattacattCTTTTGTCCTGATAGCAATAAAGAAACCCAGTTGGATGGaggaatttgaaagaaaagaaatgtggtggatttgaaattttggttttttttctttgtttttagtttaAGTGCATACGTAGATTCTAATCGtttaaacaaacaattttagctcataatattttatatattctcgtttgaagaaagaaaatgaatgaaataataTTAATAGTTCCTAAAGGGACATTATCTGATTAAGATACACAAGGCCCCTGCAATAATTGCAGAGATGACTCAATCAACTTCGTATGTACCAAAAATATATTATCTCACACCTTACATGAAACCAGTTCATCGTTGTGTGATATTTTGATTCAATAATACATTGTaatgtaaaaaataataattgtacaTGACAATGCATTATTAAACAAGAGACATCACGTAGCGATAAAACTCATTTTATGTAAGTCTTTCTCTATTTCAACTATTTAATTTTAACTTATTTATGTCTGCAACACTAACGAAACAATAACACATTGTTATATGTGTTTAATTTGCCCACGTGACCGTGCGTTAACAGTTTAGAATACTCACGAGTGGCTCGTGAGTGTAGATACAGTTCAAATCCCAGCAAATTCAAGGTACATACTGTGGAAGATAATGGTACACCGGGTATATGTTCACCTCGGTCCTAGGGAGTAGgattttttcctctctttttttccctccctttttcttccctcttatttgaacggtcacggttaagtctcatcaacatcttatattaattttatatagaaagagaaagataaaatagataatgtgagaggagggaatggaaggggatggaaataggaggggagagaatcctagtctCGGTCGTAGGCCATGAAAATTATACAAGTGGATTATGGGACCTGTGTAAATCGGACACATGTATACCCTAATTAAGAAAAAGACTATGAACATGATAAAGAAAGCAAGGAACCACGAGTTGGTGGTCCAGTGGTAAATGACGAATTACGAGATttccttaaaactaaaaactagacGTCTCGGGTTTGAAACCGCTGCTAATGTGCTAGTGTGGAAGTCAAACTTGTGGGCAGAGAAAGACTGAAATGTCTTTATGAGTCTTCTCGACTCTTGAACCGCGTTGTTCTTTCTCACTTGAATGTGCTGTCTACTGTCTGTTTGTGCCACCATTTTAATCACGAAATGGAAAGAAAGAATAGGACTAGTCTTCTCTACTTGATCGTATTCTTAAAATTTCAGGCATTGAATTATGGAGTTGAAGGTGGAATCCGCACGTTTTCCCGTTCTATATCTGTTAAATAATAATCACATGGAAAGTTTAAGAATTGAAATGATTCTAGTACCGATGTTTTAATAAACGCAGAAAATTAAGATTAATTCCAGTTCTCATTTGTAAGTAATCATGTTAGTTTGATTAGGAAAGAACTCTAAGGGAAATTAGCAACTCTATCCCAACAACAAAATGTAAGATTCATTTACAGTTGCACTTTCCTTTTGAACTTAGCTGCGAGAGGGTGGAATGACGGCCCTGGCGACCTGACCTAATCCACGTCTGCATTTACAGTTGCACTTTAAATCTACAACTCGATATTTTCTTGTCACCGAGGTCCTGAAAGTTCCATGGCTTCAATGATGAAAGACGACTCTTGACGCACATCACTACAAGTCCTGGAGAAATCATGAGCCCTGGCCTCAAAGAGGTTGGTTCCGCCTTGTGACACCTCTGTATGTCCTGATTGCCCAACAAGGCCTTCCAAAATCTTCAAGACGTCTGACATCTTTGGTCGGAGGATGGGGCTTGATTGAGTGCACTGAAGAGCTAACTCGACACATTGTTCCAGTTCGATTGCATCAAAACATCCTTTAAGATCTCGGTCTACTAACACTTCAAGCCTTTTCTCCTCATGTAGGGTTCTAACCTGCAAAATTCAACAACCCGTGAAATATTTGGAAAGACACGAAACCAAAAGAACAGTGCAAAAATAGGTAATCTGAAAAAATAAATCCAATTTTATGTGGCTTAGAAGTTTCATAAGGATGAGTTATATACCGAGAACCAATCCCACGAGGAATGAGACCGACAATTTTACATGAGATAAAACAACACGAAAAAAACATGTGAAATTATTACTTACCAAATCAAGAATCATTCCCTTCTGAACTTGACCATTTCCAGCATCTAATGCCTTTTGGCCGGTTACGAGTTCCAGAAGCAGTATGCCGAATCCAAAAACATCAGTTTTTTCGGAAGACTGTCCAGTTGAGAGATACTCCGGGGCTATGTGTCCTACAGTGCCCCGCACTGCAGTAGTGACATGTGATTCCCTCCGATCTAAAAGCTTGGCAAGACCAAAATCCCCAACCACAGCTTCATAACTTTCGTCAAGTAAAATATTCGCAGCTTTGACATCCCTGTGAATAATTTTTGGATTACACTGTTCATGCAAGTATAGAAGTCCACGGGCTGCCCCAAGGGCGATACAGAGTCTTCTGTTCCAATCCAATGATGGTTTTTCTTGACCAGTCTCTGTTGGTAAGAATCAAATCATAAGGAGCAACTAACAAAGATGTAAAACGGATCAGCTACTTAGATATACTTTCAAAGTTAACAAGATGAATGTGACATGAACAACTGTTAAACTGCTTGAACCGAGAAAAACATATAGAATGCCTTACTAGTCAAAGTATAGAAATGTGATTGATATTCCTCACGAAGATTAACAATTGGATAGAGATTTTCTTTAATAGAAAGAAAGTAGAGACATAGCATGCATCAGTATTCTGCAATTAAACACCAAAATAGTAAAGCAACGTAATGAttttatgagagagagagagagagagagagagagatgcacgCAGCAAAATGTAGACGAACCTCTCAAGCGGTCAGCAACACTTCCATTTGGCATAAAAGGATAAATAAGCAACCTCTCGTTTGGAGTCATACAAAATCCATATAAACGTAAAAGGTTTCTATGCAAAGCCAAGCCAATCATTTCAACTTCAGTTTGAAACTGCACTTCTCCGGTGAAATTTGGATCTCTCAGTCTCTTAACTGCTATCATTGTCCTATTTGGAAGACATCCTTTATAAACGACTCCATATCCACCTTGCCCTAGGATGTTTTTGGAACTGAAATTGCCGGTAGCAATTTGCAATTCTCGATAGGAGAACCTCTTCAATTGACTAATATCAAATTCATAATCTTGCTGCACTGCAAATATGAACCAGAGAATGTCATGATATGTCCGCCATATATTGTGCTCGATAAAATAAGTCAGTGTACATCAGGAAGTACCATAAGATGTAAAGAGATGACGAGATCTGAACCAATGCACCCAAAAAACAAGCAGCATTATGGAAATGACAAATGTACAACTAATGCCTAGAGCAACAGAAAGCACCCATCGGTGGTGACTGCTGACTTTCTGTGGTGAACCTGTCCCTACAGGTAAATATTCATGAGCATGAAACCATATCCAAGGAacagtaaaataaaaaacaatttgaGAGGTTGAATTACCGTTTATAGGTTTGGAGACACCGATGCAGATTTGTGCCGAGTCTGGTGATGAAGGATTGCAAAGAAAGTTATTGCCTGTAACACTGCAGTAAAACAAGTAAATTCTTAGCTGAAGTTAAGGTGTTCAAACAAACCTCATACTGATTGAATTTTTATTACCATCCCAccctcattcatttttttttaaagaactttTATTTCCCTCTCTCAAACAATATTTATGCTGATGGTCTCACCTGTAGCCTTTTGCCTGTATTTTTGGTGTAGGACCACTAAGATTGTTAAACGATAAATCTCTGTGTAAGattgttgggaaacaaatattAGAGTTGCTCTAATCAATACAGAAATAAGAATACACAGTTAGAAATGAGAGGAACACATACAAGAATGAAAGACCTGCGAGATCGGCAACAAGTTTTGGAATATGACCACTCAACTTATTTCTATTCAGCCTCCTGAAATGCTTGGCATGGAAAGGTTTCAGATACAAATACATATCACTAGCAAACATGTAGCTAGAAGCAATCGAAATATTAGTATACGATCAATTTTGAACCCTACTCACAAGTAACTTAGATGAGTCAAAAGCCCCAAAGAGCTCGGAATGTCTCCAGAAAACTGGTTACCCGAGAGGTCAAGAGTTTGAAGCTCTGAAAGCCACCCTATCTCAGCCGGGATTGGACCAGATAACTGATTGTTTTGTAACAACCTGCAATCATAGAAATCATAGAAAGTTCACAAGTCATAAACCACAAGAACTTAACTTTTGATTTCCCAGGTTAGGAATGCACTTCAAGGTTCACGGGATGGTTAcgctacttcattttcacattagCAATCAACAAGATTCAGAATAAAGTTCGCCAAAATATCCTACAACAAGGCCTCCTTACACACTTGTGATTATCTCATTCCAAATGACGCGTGATTGAACGAATTGATTGTATTCTACTCATGTTAATTCACAGAAGTGCAAACTCGCACCAAGGCAATTATCTACTTCCCCTGCTTGAAATAATTCGTGGATTTTTCGCTGGACACACCCCATAACTTCATTTTTCAGCATTACTGTGTACTGAATGACACAATGAAGAAGTGCTTGCCACATGATTGAATACAAATCAAATTGTCTCACAATAGAGAATACAGTTGGAGTGGCTTACAGTGTTTGAAGGTGACTCAAGTTCCCAATACTCGGCGAGAGCATCCCAGATAAATTCGTGCTGACCATTGCACTGGCAAAAGTAATAACATTAAACCCCATTTTCGAGTTTAGCCACAAATGCATGCTACAGCTACTAATAAGATAATTCATAGCTTTCAATGGAAACAGACTGTAGAAAACACTCTCGTTTCAACAGATGCTCACAAAAGAAACgttctttgtttctttcttgtttCATTGATTTCC is from Malus sylvestris chromosome 5, drMalSylv7.2, whole genome shotgun sequence and encodes:
- the LOC126623026 gene encoding probable LRR receptor-like serine/threonine-protein kinase At5g45780 isoform X1 — encoded protein: MENNCVKKLLFGFCFFCLCVPLATASDSLLSPKGVNFEVAALMSVKRDMKDELPVMAGWDINSVDPCTWNMVGCSTEGFVISLAMVSTNLSGMLSPSIGNLSHLQTLLLQNNQLSGPIPAEIGWLSELQTLDLSGNQFSGDIPSSLGLLTHLSYLRLNRNKLSGHIPKLVADLAGLSFLDLSFNNLSGPTPKIQAKGYSVTGNNFLCNPSSPDSAQICIGVSKPINGTGSPQKVSSHHRWVLSVALGISCTFVISIMLLVFWVHWFRSRHLFTSYVQQDYEFDISQLKRFSYRELQIATGNFSSKNILGQGGYGVVYKGCLPNRTMIAVKRLRDPNFTGEVQFQTEVEMIGLALHRNLLRLYGFCMTPNERLLIYPFMPNGSVADRLRETGQEKPSLDWNRRLCIALGAARGLLYLHEQCNPKIIHRDVKAANILLDESYEAVVGDFGLAKLLDRRESHVTTAVRGTVGHIAPEYLSTGQSSEKTDVFGFGILLLELVTGQKALDAGNGQVQKGMILDLVRTLHEEKRLEVLVDRDLKGCFDAIELEQCVELALQCTQSSPILRPKMSDVLKILEGLVGQSGHTEVSQGGTNLFEARAHDFSRTCSDVRQESSFIIEAMELSGPR
- the LOC126623026 gene encoding probable LRR receptor-like serine/threonine-protein kinase At5g45780 isoform X2, with product MENNCVKKLLFGFCFFCLCVPLATASDSLLSPKGVNFEVAALMSVKRDMKDELPVMAGWDINSVDPCTWNMVGCSTEGFVISLAMVSTNLSGMLSPSIGNLSHLQTLLLQNNQLSGPIPAEIGWLSELQTLDLSGNQFSGDIPSSLGLLTHLSYLRLNRNKLSGHIPKLVADLAGLSFLDLSFNNLSGPTPKIQAKGYSVTGNNFLCNPSSPDSAQICIGVSKPINGSPQKVSSHHRWVLSVALGISCTFVISIMLLVFWVHWFRSRHLFTSYVQQDYEFDISQLKRFSYRELQIATGNFSSKNILGQGGYGVVYKGCLPNRTMIAVKRLRDPNFTGEVQFQTEVEMIGLALHRNLLRLYGFCMTPNERLLIYPFMPNGSVADRLRETGQEKPSLDWNRRLCIALGAARGLLYLHEQCNPKIIHRDVKAANILLDESYEAVVGDFGLAKLLDRRESHVTTAVRGTVGHIAPEYLSTGQSSEKTDVFGFGILLLELVTGQKALDAGNGQVQKGMILDLVRTLHEEKRLEVLVDRDLKGCFDAIELEQCVELALQCTQSSPILRPKMSDVLKILEGLVGQSGHTEVSQGGTNLFEARAHDFSRTCSDVRQESSFIIEAMELSGPR